In one window of Leptospira sp. WS92.C1 DNA:
- a CDS encoding acyltransferase family protein — protein MENHTNQKGRILSLDLFRGMTVAGMILVNNPGSWSAIYPPLKHAKWHGCTPTDLVFPFFLFAVGASIPISFYSKVILDKWKLWFRIFTRSLILFGLGLFLNFFGEWSLGNLRIPGVLQRIAFVYWIVASFYILFPGKKILFVLIPILGIHTWLLLNVIPPGATELSLEPGKEIGAWLDREIFGEAHLWKFSKTWDPEGFFSSIPALASSIFGVFCGLILFSIFTKEFDSKKGIGGLFVCGIFLVVFGLIWDGFLPMNKSLWTGSYALFTAGLAFCCLGFFAICEERARSKNAESRILETVFQPFLVFGKNAILVFVGSGILARFFNLWTLNGSNGKTISIKTFFYSKLILVLNATDASLAYALIHLFFWWGILSFLDQRKIYFKI, from the coding sequence TTGGAAAATCATACAAATCAAAAAGGTAGAATTCTCTCCTTGGATCTTTTTCGAGGAATGACGGTCGCAGGGATGATTCTTGTAAACAACCCGGGATCTTGGTCAGCGATCTATCCCCCCTTAAAACACGCAAAGTGGCACGGGTGTACACCCACCGATCTGGTGTTTCCTTTTTTTCTATTCGCAGTGGGAGCGTCCATTCCAATATCATTCTATTCTAAAGTAATTTTAGATAAATGGAAGCTTTGGTTTCGAATTTTTACAAGAAGTTTGATTTTATTCGGGCTCGGATTGTTTCTCAATTTTTTCGGGGAATGGTCGCTTGGAAACCTGCGTATCCCGGGAGTATTGCAGAGAATCGCATTCGTATATTGGATTGTTGCATCTTTTTATATTCTTTTTCCGGGAAAAAAAATTCTCTTTGTATTGATTCCGATTTTAGGAATTCATACTTGGCTTCTTTTAAACGTAATTCCTCCCGGAGCGACGGAACTTTCCTTGGAACCCGGAAAAGAAATCGGTGCGTGGTTGGATCGGGAAATTTTCGGAGAAGCACATCTCTGGAAATTTTCGAAAACCTGGGATCCGGAAGGTTTTTTTAGCAGCATTCCCGCGCTTGCGAGTTCGATTTTTGGTGTGTTTTGCGGTCTCATCTTGTTCTCAATTTTTACAAAAGAATTCGATTCTAAAAAAGGAATCGGAGGATTGTTTGTGTGTGGTATTTTTTTGGTTGTGTTCGGTCTTATTTGGGACGGATTTTTGCCCATGAACAAAAGCTTGTGGACCGGAAGTTATGCGCTCTTTACCGCGGGTCTTGCCTTTTGTTGTCTGGGATTTTTTGCGATTTGCGAAGAACGGGCTCGATCAAAAAACGCAGAGAGTCGGATTTTAGAAACCGTATTTCAACCTTTTCTTGTGTTTGGAAAAAACGCCATCTTGGTTTTTGTAGGTTCCGGAATTTTGGCGAGATTTTTCAATTTATGGACTCTCAACGGATCCAACGGAAAAACAATCAGTATCAAAACGTTTTTTTATTCTAAATTGATTTTGGTTTTGAACGCGACCGATGCGTCATTGGCTTATGCGCTGATTCATCTTTTTTTTTGGTGGGGAATCTTGAGTTTTTTAGATCAAAGAAAAATCTATTTTAAGATCTGA